The Stigmatella aurantiaca DW4/3-1 genome contains the following window.
AACGAGTCATTCAGGTTCACCGTGCCGGTGTTTCCCAGCACGAACAGCTGCGCGCCCTGCCACCCGAGCAGACCCGCCAGGGTCACCACGAAGGGCGGAACGCGGAAGCGCGTCATCCACAGGCCGTGAAACGCACCGATCGCCGCGCCCGTGGCCAGCCCCGCCAGCAGCGAGGGCACCGCGCCGTAGCCCATCTTGACGTTCAGCAGGGCCATCACCGCGGCGGACAGGCCGCTGACCGCGCCCGCCGACAGGTCAATGTCTCCCAGGAGCAGCACCAGCACGATGCCCGCGGAGATCGTCCCCATGGCGGTGATCTGCAGCATGAGGTTGGTGAGGTTCACGGCGGACAGGAACCGGTCATTGGCGATGTAGAAGATGAGCCAGATGACGCACAGGCCGATGATGACCGGCAAGCTGCCCAGCTCGCCCTGGGACAGGCGGCGGAGAAATCCCTGCCAGGCGCCCTTCAATCCCGGAGCGTCCTGAATCAACCGGGGGTCTACCGCCATGGCCTGCTGTGTGCTGGGCGCGCTCATGCTCCCTCCATCTTCAAAGTCTCGGTCACCTCGGCCTTCTTGGCGCCAGTGATGGCGGAGACCACCTCCACCTCCTTGGCTTCCTTGACGTCGAACGTGGCCACGCGCTTGCCCAGCCGCATCACGATGATCCGGTCGGCCACGGAGAACACGTCCATCAAGTTGTGGCTGATGACAACGACCGCCAGCCCCTGCTCGCGCAGCCGGCGGATGAGGTCCAACACCTGCCGCGTCTGGGCCACGCCGAGCGCCGCCGTGGGCTCATCCAGGAGCACCATCTTCGGCTCGCCCATCATCGCCCGCGCCACCGCGATGGACTGGCGCTGGCCACCGGACAGCGCCGCCACCTGCGTCCGCACGCTGGGGATGCTCACCGACAGCCGCTGGAGCAGGGCCGTGGCCTGCTGCTCCATGACCGTTTCATCCAGCCAGCCCACGGCCTTCCCAGCGCCCGACGAGCGCTGCTCGCGCCCGAGGAACAGGTTGCCCACCACGTCCAGGTTATCGCACAGCGCGAGGTCCTGATACACGGTGGCGATCCCCAGCGCCGAGGCCACCTTCGGCCCCGACAAGGAGACCTTCCTGCCCTCGAAGAGGGTGTCGCCCTCATCAATGGGGATGATCCCAGAGATGATCTTGATCAAGGTCGACTTGCCAGCGCCGTTGTCACCACAGAGGGCAACCACCTCACCGGCCTTGACTTCGAAGTCCACCTTGGTCAGCGCCTGGACGGCTCCGAAGCGCTTGGAGACTCCCTTCAACGCAAACAACGCATTCGCGGACATCGCTTCCCTTTCCCTGCCCTACTGGATCTGAGCCGACGCGCAGGCGTCCTTGTAGGAGCCCGAGCAGATCTCCTCGGCCTTCCAGAAGCCGTCCGCCACGATGGTGGACTTCACGTTCTCCTTCGTCACGGAGACGGGCGGCAGCAGGATGGACGGGACGTCCTTCTGGCCGTTGTTCACCTTGGCGTTGACCTTGCCCTCGGGCACCTGGCCGCGCAGCAGCGCCACGGCCAGCTCGGCGGCGGCCTCGGCCTCGGGCTTGATGGCCTTGTAGACGGTCATGTACTGCTCGCCCACCAGCACGCGCTGGATGCCGGCCAGCTCCGCGTCCTGACCGGTCACGGGCGGCAGCGGGTTGACGCCGGCCGCCTTCATCGCGGCGATGGCCCCGCCGGCGGTGCCGTCATTGGCCGCGTACACGCCGACGATCTTGTCCTTGCCCAGCGAGGTGACGGCCTGCTCCATCTGCTGCTGAGCCTTGTCCGGGCTCCAGTCCGGGGTGTCGTACTCGGCGCCCACCACCAGCCCGCTGCCATCCAGGATGCTGTGCGCGCCGGCCTTGAAGAGCTTCGCGTTGTTGTCCGTGGGCGCGCCGTTGATGATGACGATGGTGCCCTTGTCCTTGCCGTCCGCCTTGAGCTTGTCGAGCAGCGCCTGGCCCTGGAGCTTGCCGACCTTCTCGTTGTCGAACGAGATGTAGTAGTCGACGTCCGAGTTGGTGATGAGCCGGTCGTAGCTGATGACGGGCACCTTGGACTGACGGGCGCGGGCCACCATGGCCGCGGCGGACGCCGAGTCCACCGGGTCGAGCACCAGCACCTGCGCGCCGTTGGTCAGCGCCGCCTCGGTCTGGCTTTGCTGCTTGGAGGCGTCCTGGTCCGCGTTGCTGTAGATGACCTCGCAGTCCGGGCACAGCTCCTTGACCTTGCGCTCGAAGTGCGGCCGGTCGTGGGACTCATAGCGGGACGTCTTCGACTCGGGCAGCAGCAGGGCGATCTTCCCACCCGAACGCTTCTCCGCGGGGGGGGTTCCTCCCGCCGCTGCTTCTTTGTTCTCGCGTTTGCAAGCCGAAACCAAGACCACCATTGCCGCCAACACCACCGTGGCGCCCACGCGGGACATCGAAGAGCGAGTTTCCACTCGTGCCTCCCTCTAAAGAAATAAGAGCCTGGGAAAGTGTTCCCAAACCGGCGCGCATACTGTCGTCAGGCGTGACCTGCCGCAAGCCTTTACCCCACCCGAAAGGGCTGATGCATTGCGTCACCCTCTGGGGGCGGGGCCTCCCACGGATCAGCGCACATCGCGTCTGGCCATCCGCTCCCCCCCCCCGCCTCCCCGGAAAGCCAGTATCCGCCGCTGAACAGATGCCGGCGGTCCCCCGGGCCTATACTCCGCGCCTCGCATGAAGACGGACAACCTCAGGCAGCAACTGCGGCGCACGCTGCGGCGGGACTTGTGGATCACGATCGCCCCGACCCTGCTCATCATCGGCATCGCGTTCGCCATCACGTTCTACTTCGTCAAGCCCGCCCCCCCGAAGACGCTGGTGCTCGCCATGGCCCAGGACGAGGGCGGCTTCAGCTACTTCGCGCGGCGCTACCAGAAAGTCCTCGCCCAGCACGGCGTCACGCTGGAGCTTCGCCCCACCAAGGGTTCGGTCACCAGCCTTCAGCTTCTCACCGACCCCTCCTCCGGCGTGGATGTCGCCTTCGTGCAGAGCGGCGCCGTGGGGGAGGTGAAAGACACGGGCAGCATCGTCTCCCTCGGCAGCCTCTCGTATGTGCCCTTGTGGGTTTTCTACCGGGGAGAGCCCCTGGAGGACGTGCGCGGGCTGAAGGGCCGGCGCATCGCGGTCGGGGATGCCGAGAGCGGAACGCGCGTGCTCGCCCTCACCTTGCTGAAGGCCAACGGCGTGGACCAGGCCCCCACGGAGCTGCTGCCGCTGGGGCGCGATGCGTCCATCGAGCAGCTCAAGAAGGGCGAGCTGGACGCGGTGATGCTGGTCGCCCCGGCGGAGGCGCCGGCGATCCAGAAGCTCACCGCGGTCCCCGGCGTGCGGCTGATGAGCTTCGCCCGCGCGGATGCCTACACGCGCCGGTACACCTACCTGTCGAAGCTCGTGCTGCCCCAAGGGGTGTTCGACCTGTCGGCGGACCTTCCGGAGCGCGACGTGGTGCTGCTCGCGCCGACCGCGAACCTCGTGGCGCGCGACACGCTGCACCCGGCCCTGGCCTACCTGCTCCTGCGCGCCGCGAGCGAGGTTCACGGCAGCGCGGGGATGCTCGACCGCACCGGGGAGTTTCCCGCCCCGCTCGAGACGGGCTTTCCCCTGAGCAGCGAGGCGAGCCGCTACTACGAGGCCGGGGTTCCCCTGCTCCAGCGCTACCTGCCGTTCTGGGCCGCCAACCTCGTCGACAGGCTCTGGGTCATGCTCGTGCCCATCCTCGCCGTCGTCATTCCCCTGGGCCGGGCCGTCCCCGCCATCTACTTGTGGCGCGTCCGCTCGCGCATCTTCCGGTGGTACGCGCGGCTCAAGGAGATCGAAATCCAGCTCGACGAGAAGCCGGGACGGGAGCAGCTCGAGGACATGCTCCGGCGGCTGGAGGAGGCCGAGCGCGCCGTGAATCAGATCCCCGTGCCCTTGGCCTACGCCGAGAACCTCTACTTCTTCCGCGAGCACATCGACGTCGTGCGGCGGCGGCTCGCCCGGGGGCTGGCGGAAGCCCCGGAGGACAAGGCCCCCCGCCCGGAGGACCGGGTGCCCAGCCCTCAAGCGGCCAGCTAAACCCCGGGCGCCCCCGCGCCGTGTTCAGCGCGAGGCCGGCCCGAACGCCTCGCGGTAGCTGCCGGACTCGATGTCCCTCAGCAGCGAGGTGTGCCGGGGGGTCCAGCCCAGCTTCTTGCCCTCGGTGGCGCGCACCCGGCTGTTGGAGGCCAGCCCATAGCGGGCCGTCTCCTCGCCGATGGCCTGGATGGCATCGGCGAGCTCCCAGCGGAACGTCTTTCCCCCCCACCCCATCATGCGGCTGATGGCCGAGGCGATGTCCTTGAGCGCCGCCTCGCCGTGCTCCGCGAAGAAGAAGCTGCCGGGCGGGGCCTTCTCGATGACGAGCAGGTACAGCTCGGTCAGGTCCTCGATGTGGACGTTCGACCAGACGTTGAGCCCAGGGCCGATGTGCACCCCGGCCTGGCGGCGCGAGGACTCGCGGATGAGGAGGGGCACCTGGGCGGAGTCCCGCTTGGCGCCCAGTCCATTGCCATAAATCATGGTGGGGCAGACCACGATGCTGCGGACGCCCTCGCGCGCCGAGTCGCGCACGAGCCGGTCGATGGCGACACGGGCCACCTTCTGGGGCACCGGGGTGAAGGGCGTGGTGTCCTCGAAGACGCGCTCCGAGGCCGCCCCCGTCCCCTCGTCCGCCACGATGGAGGAGCCGCTCGTGTGCACGAGCGTCTTGTTCGTCCCCTTCAGCGCCCCCACGAGCGCCTCGGCCGCGCCCCGGTGATCCGAGTCGGCGGCGTTGACGGTGACATCCGCCTCGCGGGCCAGCCGCGCCAGCAGGGCGCTGTCCTCCAGCCCGCCCACCACCGTTTCGATGCCCAGGGCGGAGATGCGCGCGGCATCCGCCGGATGGCGCACCACCCCCACCACCGAGAACCCCTTGCGGCGCAGCCCCTCCGCCACGGAGCCTCCGATGTAGCCCGTTACCCCTGTCACGAACGCGCGCTTCATGGTCATGCCCTCTTTGGTTGAAAGCCCGCGCACACCATGGCCTGTGCCCCGGGAGCATGGTAGGGCCCTCCAGGGCACATGGGTTGTGCCGGGGAGGCAAAGCCTTGGATCTGTGGCCCTCGCTCCAATCCTTCGTCCAGAGCGTGCGCTCCGGGAGCTTCAGCGCGGCGGCCCGGGACGCGGGCACCACCCCGTCTGCCTTCAGCAAGAAGGTCGCGCGGCTCGAGGCCCACCTGGGCGTCCGCCTCCTCATCCGGGGCGCCAAGGGCCTGGAACTCACCCCCGAGGGGCAAGAGCTCTTCCAGCGGGTGGACCGCGCCTTCGAGGACGTCGAGGACGCGTGCATGCAGGCCACCCGCGCGACCGAACCCCGGGGGCTGGTGCGGGTCAGCGCGGCCATGGACACGGGGCGGGATTGGCTGATGCCACGCATCCCCCGGTTCGCCCGCGCCTATCCGCACGTGGAGCTGGAGGTCAGCCTGAGCGACCGCTTCGTGGACCTGCTGGCCGAGCGCTTCGACGTCGCGCTCCGGGTGGGCGAGTTCGATGACGGGCGGCTCATGCGCCGCCGGCTCGGACGGATGCGCCGCTGCTTCTGCGCCTCGCCCGCGTACCTGCGCGCCCGGGGCGTCCCCCGCCGGTACGAGGAGCTTGCCGGGCATGTGAAGCTCGCCTACCTGCGTGGCACCCAGAGGGATCCCTGGGAGCTGCCCTCCGGAGGACGGCTCCACCCGCAGGGCCCCTTTGCCTCCGACAACAACGCGGGCCTCCGTCAGCTCACCCTGGCCGGGCTGGGCGTGGCGTGGCTGCCAGAACTCACCATCGCGGAAGATGTCCAGCGCGGGGCCTTGCAAGTGCTCCTGGAGCATCCGCCGGACCCGGGGATGCCCATCTCGCTGGCCTTCCCGCAGGGCCGGTTGCTCGCCCCCCGGGTGCGGGCCTTCCTGGACTTCTTCGCCGAGGAGGCGCGCACCTCGCTGCGCCCGTGACGGCTGGCGACGCCTAGTCCACGCGGGAGGCGCTGAAGATGCGCTGCGCCTTCTGGTCGCCGGAGGCGGGGACGACCGAGAACGTGCGCTCCACGGCTTGCAGCCCCTGAGACGTCTTGGGGGCCAGCTCCAGCAGCAGCGCACCAAAAGCCTTCAGGTGGAAGGACAGGCGCCAGAACTCCTCGAGTTCATCGAAGACCTTCTCGAGAATGCTGGGGTCGCGCCCCTGCAAGAGGGCATCGCGAAGCAGGGCCATGCCAGCCACCATGCGCTGCCACCGCACGTAGGTGCCGCCGTACGAGGAGCCAATGTCCGCGTGCCGCGCGTTCTTGTCGAGCACATCGGCGAACGTGTTGGGATGCCCGGTGCCCCGGCCCTCCCAGTACGCCACCTCCCCCGCCTTGCCCTTCGCGATGGGGTTTCGCTTGAGCCAGTCCGCGGCCAGCGCGGCGGCGGACGCGGGGGTCCAGCCCTTCGCCTTGGCCAGCAGATAGGTCTTCCACAGGGGGGCATAGAGCTCCTGGCGGAACTCGGGCTCGACGCGCGCCCGGGTGGTGTTCCAGGGCATGACGCGGCCCAGGGCCCGCGCGAAGGGATCCGCGTCCCCCGCCGCCACCTGCGGGATGAGCTCGCGCATCAGCGCATCCGTGAACTTGAGCTCCAGCCGCAGCTCTACCTCCTGGCCCTGGATCGCCGCTTGGATGTCCTTGAAGACCGTCTCCTCGTCGGCATCATCGAAGACCCGCCAGGTGATGGCCTCGTCCAGCGCCTGGCGCAGCTCATCGGACGAGGGCTTCCCCGAGCGGGCGATCTGGAAGTAGAGCCCGTACTGGAAGTCCTGGACCGTGGGCTGGATGCGGAACGCCTCCATGTCGCACTTGAAGTCGATGGACCAGCGGCCCTTGGTGCCAAAGAGGCTTCCCTCGTAGCCGCGCACCCCCAGGTAGGCGATGCGCTGCGGGCCATGCAGGGTATCGGGGGAGCCGTACTGCACCACGCGCTGGAGCTTCTTCTGGTCCCGGCTCTGGAGCTGCCACTTCGAGAAGCCCAGGGTGAAGCCCCACGCCTCCCGCCGCGTCTCCGAGTTCTGGTGGAAGTAGCTGCGCAGCGCGCCCGGCTCCACCTTCTTCAGCACGTCCGACATCTTGCCCAGCATCAGCAGGGAGTGGAGCTGGCGCACCTGGGCGTCGGGCAGCTCCATGCGCAGCAGGGTCTGCTGCTCGGACAGGCGGGAGTACTCGTACTGGAACCCCACCGTGAGCTTCTCCGCGGCCATCTGGGAGATGATCTCCCGGGCCTTGGCCTTGCGGTCCTCCCACGCCTGCTTGATGGCGGACGCGTCGGTCTCGTATTCCTCCATCCCGAGCCGGTCCAGCACCCAGCGCAGCAGGTCCTTCTCCGTGTCGTTGAGGTTGAGGGGTTGAGAGGCCAGCTTGTCCACCAGCTTCTCGAACTGGGCCACGCCGGGAGCGCCCACGAGCGCGTCCACGACCGCCCCGAACACCTCCGGGTTCGCCGCCTCCACCGTGACGCCCACCTCGGCGGCCAGCCGGGCCTCGCGGGCGGCGCCCTTCTGCACGGAGACGACCAGGAACCCTTCCTTCTCGCGCGAGAAGGTGAGCAGGAAGTCATCCGAGACGGTGACAGAGCCCGTCACCGAAGCCCCCGCCGACGTCTTGAGGCTCAGGAGCGTCCCCGCGGGCAGCAGACGGCTCAAGGCGCTGAGCTGGCTGGTGAAGACGTCGGACCACTTCAACGACATCGACGTCTCCATCCGGAGCCGGGCCTGGAACGCCAGCGCCTCCCGCGGCCGGAGCTTCAAGACGTGGTCGGTGACGAACGGCAACCGCAAGGCCTTGGTATCCGCCAGGAAGGCATCCCGGGCCTTTCGGTCCAGCGGGTGCAGGTGGTAGTCGGCCACGAGCACGGACACATCGCCGCCCACGCCGATGGACAGGAAGGGCATGCTCGTGCCGGACTGTGCCTTGACGCGGGTGCGCGCCGCATACTTCAGCCACGCATCGTCCGGGCCCAGCACCAGCGGAGGGCTCAGCCGGGAGGCGTCCTCCTGCTCCTTCGTGGCGGCCTCGCCGATGACGCCCTCGGCGTCCACGTCCCCAGGCGAGTTGAAGGCCTCGATGGCGACCTCCACGCCCACATCGAGCACGAAGGAAAGCCCCTCGAAACCCAGGCTCAGGGGCTGCTCCACCCGGGCCGAGGCCAGGTTGAGGCGGATCTGCGAGTCCTTGAGCTGTGCGTCCGAGACGAGATCCTTCAGCTCATCCAGCTTGGCCAGCTTCCACTCGAAAGGCACGGGAGACCTCGGTTCGTGAGGGCGTCGTAAGGGCAGTGACAGCCCCCCCAGTGTACCGGACAGGCCTGTCCCGCGTCTGGCCTCCCGAGGCCCGCGTCAACCCAGCAACGCCGCGCCGATGAGGCCGCTGTCGTCTCCCAGCTCGGCCTCGGCGATGAGCAACCCCTCGCGCGCGGTGTTCGAGGTCTGCGACTGGACGGCCTCCACCACGTAGCGGCGCAGGCCGGGGCAGTTCATCAGCACCCCTCCGCCCAGGATGAGCCGGGCCGGGTTGAGCACCGTCACCATGTTGGCAATGGCCGTGCCCAGCATCTTCCCGGCCCGCGCGTGGATCTCCACCGCGCCCGGGTCGCCCGCCTCCGCCGCCCGCTCCAGCGTCAACGGGGTGATGCGCTCGGCCACGCCCGCGGTCAGCTCGTTCAGGACGGAGGAGCGGCCCGAGGCGAGCAGCTCCTGCGTCAGGGCGATGAGGTTGTGCCCGCCCGAGTAGGCCTCCAGGCACCCCAGCTCGCCGCAGCCACAGCGCCGGCCGCCGGGAATCACCTTGGTGTGCCCCAGCTCGCCCGCCACCCCACCCGCGCCGCGGACGAGCTGCCCGTTGGCGATGATGCAGCTGCCCACCCCTGAGCCCACGAAGGACACATACACGTCCTGGGCGCCCCGCCCGGCGCCGGCGTTGAACTCGCCCCAGGCGGCGGCGGCCAGGTCATTCACCAGCCGCACCGGCAGCCCGAGCCGCTCCCTCAACAGGCCCCCCAGCGGCACGTTGCGCCAGCCCAGGTTGGGCGCCACGGCGAGCACGCCCGAGTCGCCGGGAATCTGCCCCGCGGCCCCGACGCCACACCCCGCGACCTTGACCCCCGCCAGGGCCACGGCCTCGGCGGCGGCTTGAGCGATGGACTCCACCACCGCCGCGGGACTGCGCTCGGTGAGCGCCATCTTGGCGGCGGCGAGAATCTGCCCTCGCTCATCCACCACGGCGGCGCGGGCGTTGGTTCCTCCCAGATCGATTCCCAGCGTCGGCATCAGTGCGTTCCCTCTCCCTCTCCTTATATCGCTGCGGCCAGGCCGCCCCTCAGGCCCCCGCCTCGCGCTTGACGCGCGCCACGGTCCCCTCGATGAGCTGCTGAATCTCCTGGAGCCGCTCCGGCGTGCTCGCCTCGAAGCGCAGCACGAGGATGGGCTGGGTGTTGGAGGCCCGGATGAGGCCCCACCCGTCCGGGAACGTCACGCGCACCCCATCCACGTCCACGATGTCATGGCCCGCGGCGCGCAGCGTGTCCGTGGCCCGCCGCACCAGCTCGAACTTCTTCTCCTCGCGGGTGTCCACGCGCAGCTCGGGCGAGGCGTAGGTCTTGGGCACATCCGCGAGCAACTCC
Protein-coding sequences here:
- a CDS encoding ATP-binding cassette domain-containing protein; protein product: MSANALFALKGVSKRFGAVQALTKVDFEVKAGEVVALCGDNGAGKSTLIKIISGIIPIDEGDTLFEGRKVSLSGPKVASALGIATVYQDLALCDNLDVVGNLFLGREQRSSGAGKAVGWLDETVMEQQATALLQRLSVSIPSVRTQVAALSGGQRQSIAVARAMMGEPKMVLLDEPTAALGVAQTRQVLDLIRRLREQGLAVVVISHNLMDVFSVADRIIVMRLGKRVATFDVKEAKEVEVVSAITGAKKAEVTETLKMEGA
- a CDS encoding sugar ABC transporter substrate-binding protein; the encoded protein is MSRVGATVVLAAMVVLVSACKRENKEAAAGGTPPAEKRSGGKIALLLPESKTSRYESHDRPHFERKVKELCPDCEVIYSNADQDASKQQSQTEAALTNGAQVLVLDPVDSASAAAMVARARQSKVPVISYDRLITNSDVDYYISFDNEKVGKLQGQALLDKLKADGKDKGTIVIINGAPTDNNAKLFKAGAHSILDGSGLVVGAEYDTPDWSPDKAQQQMEQAVTSLGKDKIVGVYAANDGTAGGAIAAMKAAGVNPLPPVTGQDAELAGIQRVLVGEQYMTVYKAIKPEAEAAAELAVALLRGQVPEGKVNAKVNNGQKDVPSILLPPVSVTKENVKSTIVADGFWKAEEICSGSYKDACASAQIQ
- a CDS encoding TAXI family TRAP transporter solute-binding subunit, with protein sequence MKTDNLRQQLRRTLRRDLWITIAPTLLIIGIAFAITFYFVKPAPPKTLVLAMAQDEGGFSYFARRYQKVLAQHGVTLELRPTKGSVTSLQLLTDPSSGVDVAFVQSGAVGEVKDTGSIVSLGSLSYVPLWVFYRGEPLEDVRGLKGRRIAVGDAESGTRVLALTLLKANGVDQAPTELLPLGRDASIEQLKKGELDAVMLVAPAEAPAIQKLTAVPGVRLMSFARADAYTRRYTYLSKLVLPQGVFDLSADLPERDVVLLAPTANLVARDTLHPALAYLLLRAASEVHGSAGMLDRTGEFPAPLETGFPLSSEASRYYEAGVPLLQRYLPFWAANLVDRLWVMLVPILAVVIPLGRAVPAIYLWRVRSRIFRWYARLKEIEIQLDEKPGREQLEDMLRRLEEAERAVNQIPVPLAYAENLYFFREHIDVVRRRLARGLAEAPEDKAPRPEDRVPSPQAAS
- a CDS encoding NAD-dependent epimerase/dehydratase family protein, with amino-acid sequence MKRAFVTGVTGYIGGSVAEGLRRKGFSVVGVVRHPADAARISALGIETVVGGLEDSALLARLAREADVTVNAADSDHRGAAEALVGALKGTNKTLVHTSGSSIVADEGTGAASERVFEDTTPFTPVPQKVARVAIDRLVRDSAREGVRSIVVCPTMIYGNGLGAKRDSAQVPLLIRESSRRQAGVHIGPGLNVWSNVHIEDLTELYLLVIEKAPPGSFFFAEHGEAALKDIASAISRMMGWGGKTFRWELADAIQAIGEETARYGLASNSRVRATEGKKLGWTPRHTSLLRDIESGSYREAFGPASR
- a CDS encoding LysR family transcriptional regulator, yielding MDLWPSLQSFVQSVRSGSFSAAARDAGTTPSAFSKKVARLEAHLGVRLLIRGAKGLELTPEGQELFQRVDRAFEDVEDACMQATRATEPRGLVRVSAAMDTGRDWLMPRIPRFARAYPHVELEVSLSDRFVDLLAERFDVALRVGEFDDGRLMRRRLGRMRRCFCASPAYLRARGVPRRYEELAGHVKLAYLRGTQRDPWELPSGGRLHPQGPFASDNNAGLRQLTLAGLGVAWLPELTIAEDVQRGALQVLLEHPPDPGMPISLAFPQGRLLAPRVRAFLDFFAEEARTSLRP
- a CDS encoding ROK family protein, which gives rise to MPTLGIDLGGTNARAAVVDERGQILAAAKMALTERSPAAVVESIAQAAAEAVALAGVKVAGCGVGAAGQIPGDSGVLAVAPNLGWRNVPLGGLLRERLGLPVRLVNDLAAAAWGEFNAGAGRGAQDVYVSFVGSGVGSCIIANGQLVRGAGGVAGELGHTKVIPGGRRCGCGELGCLEAYSGGHNLIALTQELLASGRSSVLNELTAGVAERITPLTLERAAEAGDPGAVEIHARAGKMLGTAIANMVTVLNPARLILGGGVLMNCPGLRRYVVEAVQSQTSNTAREGLLIAEAELGDDSGLIGAALLG